The segment cacaacccccccccctcacaCACACCCCCTGGGGGCCGCCCCCGCTCACCTGGGTGGGCGTCAGCACCTTGCCCAGCTCGTCGATCTCCACCGAGCCGTACTTGACCCTCAGGGGCTGCGCGGGTCTCTGCTCCACCTCAGTGAGGCTCAGCGGCCCGCTCCACAGCCCCAGGTCCACCGCCAtggccgcccccctccccggcgcTGCGCTGCGCTcctgactgactgactgacaGCCGCGCCGCGCAATCAGCGCCGCCCCTCGGCCCGCCCCCCGCTCCCATTGGCGGAGGCTTGCGCCGTGGTCCCGCCCCCCGATGGCTGGgcgcgcccccctcccctccgaGGACCCAAGGGCCGCAGGTTCGAGGCCGGCGGCAGCCGCAGCGCCCGGCGGGGGCTGTCCCTGTGGGGCGGGGATCAGGGCTCGTCCCCTGCCCTGTTCCCTTTATAAACCACGAACCAGGGACACGCTCCCTGCATGCACGAGGTGCCTCAGGCTGGGCTACGAGCGTGAGCTGGGGCTAAGACCTGGCAGCGCAGCTGAGCGTTTGGCAGAGTGCTTTATGGCCTCTGCCCTGCAATGTGTTAGTGTGACTGCTGAGCATCCACAGGGCTGAACACACCTCAGAGGcacctcttcctctgctccctcccaggAGGGATGGCCTCACTGTTTCTGCTGTTGTATTTCGCATTTTGGAGTGGGCAACAGGGTCGGAGGAGGAGGCTTTGGGTataaagcagcagctggggctgagctgcagggcaTGTCCTCTCAGCCTGGCTCACATCAGTTGCCAAAGGAGACCAGAGCACACCACAGGACTGCATGGAGCAGACTGGTTTCAGCTGGAGACAACGTGGGTTGAGTTGGGACAGGAGAATCAGACACATCAAACCCCAAAGCATCACTGTTCCCAGCCCACTGTGGCCCTAGCCTGCCCTGGAGCACTTCAGGGCTCAATCtttgcatgctgctgcctgctgaggTCTCTGTCCAGGCACAGGAAGGTTTGTCCCCCACTGGcagcaggaggctccctctTTGCATGTGGGCACTGACTGCATGCTTCCCTATAGAAACATGCGTGCCTCTGGCCATCCTCTTCTTTGGTGTCAGCCCCTGTGTTCAAGGTGTAGGTTTTCAACTGCCATACGTGCTGGAAATCCTGCCTGGCCCACAAAGAAGGAGTCTTTTTCAATGACAcccgctcccagctcctctgcaggcacagagcagcagggtcAGTCTAATCCATGTACACACTCACGGGATCAGTCTCCCATGTGAGGATGTACACCACCTGACTTGGTCTGCTGAGCACAACAGAGCTATCTGAGCCTCATTCCTCTCCCCTCATTTGCTTTGTTAATTAAGTGACCTACTAAGAATCCCCATATCTTTTTCTGCCTGTCAGGATGAGATGAGAAAGAGAAGGTGGTTGCTAGGATCATTCTTGGTGTGCCCCAGATACTCGCTGTTTTGGGTCAGCAGCTGCCCTGTTCTGAAGGGCAGTGGGCAAGGAGCTATTCCCACTCCTGCCCTGACAGGGGAGGCAGCTAAGCAGAGCTTCCAGGGCCCACCCAAAACATCCACGCTGCAAGAAGGACAAAGGTGGTGCTGACAGATTCTCCCAGGCAGCTCTCAGATCCCGCGGTGGCATTTTAGCTTTTATTACTTAAACCTTCAAAATCTGCAGCCACAGGGTGAAGAAACAGGCAGGTGCTTCCTCCTGTTCCTAGGGACTATTTCTTCTAACACATCTGCTGCTGGAATTTAGCAGCATGTTCGCTGTGCATTGTTGCACTCAACTATAGGAATCCAAGGGTCAGctttaaagaaactgaaaacattcgtacctttctctttccttgttcCCTGCAGCTTCTGTTTCCACTGGATCTCTCCAGCTGTGAACTTCATCTTTTACCTGTTCCATCCACTGCCTCCATCCAGTCTGTACTGCTGTCTGCTATACTTCTTTCCTGCACAACTCTGGTttgagctatttttttcccccaaatcatattttttaccctaaaatcatttaatttttggTATACTTCATAGTCATTTATCACTGTTTTTCCCAGCCTCACTTCTTTTCGGATGTTTCTTAAGTGGTTGCATTACAGAAGGTGCTAGAGCACACTCCACGTGGGGGGTCTCACTTTCAGGCATCACTGAGGTGCCCTGTTTTACTTTCTGGAAACACTGTTCTCATAGCACTGAATGCTCTTGGTGTTGATCCCTGGACTGCACCTGAGCTCATTATTtgacaccccccaaaaaaacactgGTGAAATACTGGCTCCTTCAGCACCTCACTTTGACTTCACACAGGCTGTTTCACCTGCTGATCATGACGAAGGCGTTCAATTTCAGATGAAGTCCTGCCTGTACAGGAACCACAGCAAATACATGACAACAGTCAGCCTTGGAATACATTGGTGCAAGTCCAGTGGAGTGCTCCACAGCTGCACATTCCTTCACCACATCTGAATTTGCCAGTGTTTTGCTGCGCTATGCATTGGTTTGATTTCTACTGCCTCTGTTCCCTTTCTTCCAAGGATACCTTGACAAGAGGTCTTGATTTACTCATACAATCCTcacatttcttcctttactACATATGAATTTGGGGCATTGCCTGCTGCCGCCGAAGCACCACACAGTCCGTGCACAACCTGATGTCTTCTCACAGCAGATGCTCACCGCTGCTCCTGCCCAGAGCCCCCGGTGGCACCTAGCCCCTTTTTTCTGCTGGGGAAGCCACCTGTTGCTGCAAAGCGctctcacaaaaaaaaacgGATAAATAATTAAGAGAAATAATCGagacatttattctcagaaagagcggtcaggcattggaacaggttgcccaaggaggtggtggtgtcaccatcccttggggtgtttaaggagaggttggacgtggtgcttagggacatggtttactGGGTGATACTGGTGATAGGgcaatggttggaccagatgaccttaGAGGTCTTTTACAAcatttatgattctgtgattccatgagaaaaaagcccagcagctcctttcaCTGTGGGACGGGGAAATGGGCTAAAGTGGGCCGGGGGGCGCCCAAGATGGCGACACAggtcggggagggggggctcaAAATGGCGGGAGGGGTCAGGCGGCCGGCCAAGATGGCGGccggcccccccgcccggcTCCCCTCAGGGGGCTCGGGGCGACCGGGCAGGCCCCTGAGCGGAGCCTTGGGGCGGAGGCCGGGTGGCGCCGCCTCCCGGGCGGGCCGAGAGGCAGCgggaggcggtggcggcggcTCAGGGCGATGAGGCTCCCCGGCGGGACGCCGCCGGCCCGGCTCCTCCTCGCCCTCTGCGTCTGGAGGCTGGCGCTGCGCCGGGGCGCCGCAGGTACCGGGGGCGGGCGGGTGGGCGAGCGCTGGGGCGGCTCGCCGTTCCCTCCGTCGGAGTCGTGGGGAGGGCTCCAGAGGGTCCTAAGGGttgattgatttatttatttattaaaaagtcactttttgGTAAAAGTAAGGAGCGCCCCAGTCGTGGTGGGGCTGTGGAGCTGGGGGATTTAGGGGTTTTTAGCCCATTTTAGAGCCAGCCTTGCATGGAGAGCAGTGGCAACGGGGCCAGGGCTCAGCTCGCCTTGGCCCCGGCAGAATGTGTGGTCGAGGCTTCTGGTGCAGCAGAAATACgattaatttttattactttttgcCAAATCACCTGTTAGCCCCTTCGCTTTCAAATTCCCACCCACCTTCAGATGCCTGAGCAGGGATCACCGCGCTGCCAGCTCTCTGGGTGTAGGCTGTGTGCCTGATCGCTGCCCTTTGCCTTGGAAAAGGCTGTGTCTGCTGTAGGGTTCAGGTCCCCTGTGGCAGGGGATGTGGCTGGTAGGGCTTGAAGCCTGGGAGAGGTAAAAGGAGGCCACCAAGGGTTCAGTTATCTCTGTGGCTACCGATGTTAGAGTCCCATTGGTGCATTCTTTGGCTCTTCTTCTGTTACTGTTGCTTTCCCTGGGCGGTGTAGGGACGAGGTTGCTTGGGCAGTAAGAGCCAGAGGTTCAGGAAAATCCTGGGTGAGCACCAGCATTGCCACGACCATGAATCTGGGCTCTCATTGCTACCGATTCGGTGTCACCGATGCTCTGACGCAGCTCCTGTCCGGTTCTTTCAGGTCGCTTTGTTGGTTGTCCCGTTCCCCAGGCAAAAGTAAGCTGGCATTGCTTTCCCATTGAGACTTCTAAGCTGTGTTCCTCTTTCTGATCGTGTCTGCACTGAACGTTTCTAGTTGCCAAATGCATCTTGGAGATCCTTTGCAGAGGTGACAAGAGGCCCCGTAACGTGTGCTTCGTAGGTTTCTGGAGCCAAGGGCAGGCTGCCAACCTCAGGGCTGCCAGAACAAAAATTGGACAGGCAAATCAAGGGAAGGGAGATGGGTAAACAGAAGGatggcaggcagggaggagtgGCTTTGGTGTGGTAATGAAGCACCTCAGCAGGTTCCCCAAATGGCTTTTTTATTCATAACAGCATAGAAGAGCTCTGTTGATGAAGACCTTTGGCCTGGTGTTGTTGAAAACCGTATATTAATTTGTCCAGGTCTTTGTTGTAAAGTTTGCTATGGAAGGGGATTTTGCTGGTTCCCTAGATCCCTAACACCAtcccttctgttttccaggaaCAGAAGAAGTGGTCTTTGGGAAGGTTGGAGGAAGCATCCTCCTTTTATGCCGAAATGTCTCCAAAGAAGCAACAGAGGTGGTCTGGTTCCAAGGGGATCCGCACTCTTTCCCCCCGCTCTTCTCCTCGCGGGTCGCCTTCCCCCCAGATGTCCGTTTCTCCCTGGTTGACAACAGCTCGCTGCGCATCACAGAGCTGCGTCTGCAGGACGAAGGCAACTACACCTGCAAGGAAGTGCTAAACAAGACAGACCATGAGCACAGAGTCCAGCTCCTGGTAGCCAGTAAGTCTGTCCCGTGCCTGTGGATTTCCCCCAGCCTGGGGCTCAGGTTCCCAGATTCGTAGCAAACCTGGCACCAGTGGAAAACTAATGTGGAAAGGGGGAAGGTGGCTTTATCATATAAAATCTGTGAGCAGGCTGATATTACTCAGTTAAACATTTACTCACAAGCAGCGAACGTTAGCATGCCAGCTGTGAACTCCTCATTACGcctcttcagtttcttcttccttggtAGTTTTTGGACAGATCTTTCACGTCCTATAGCTGTGGCCCTTTGCCTCAGAATCGGGGTGACGTCTGCCCAATAAACGTGTTGCTTTTTTGAAATACGCATTTGAAATAGATGCACAGTGCCAaccctgctgccagcctttTGATGTGAGGATGGAGGGGCCTTCAGCTGAAGTTTCCTGTTTTAGATCATTTAGTGCGTTCTTCTGACTTTGACAGAAATATCGCATTCTTCAAATTTACTGCTGGGAGCAGTGTGATGGGATGTGCCTCTTGGTAAGAGCACAGGctgttctttcagctttttttccctgtcatgtCTTTTGGTGCTTTCTCCCATTTTCCGTTCATATTCATTCCCTTAGAAATCTTCGTAGGCCCCTCAGTGACCTGCTGTCCTTTATGCCACCCTAGCTCATATTCCAGGGTTTAGAGGAGGGAAAGGCTGCTGCCAGTTTTCCTGTTGCGGTGACGATCTGTGCTTTACTGGCCCTTTCCTTGCTTGTCTTTTTGTCAACATTTACAGTGTgatgcttgttttctgtttgcattcagGGTGTTTCTCCTTTGCCAGCCTTTGGTGAAGGGTGTGTGTTGTAAAAGTTGTCCCTGTTTTGTACAGATTAAATCTCTGAATGTTAACACAGGTAAAAATTCCCTTCCTGGGGCAAGGAACCTGCAGATGGGGTTGGAGGGTCACAGAGGACTGGAGCAAAGGAATCCAGAAACCCCAGGCTGCTACAGAGAATGTGTAGGCATGGGGCTCAGGAAGGGGGAGCCCTAAATCTTAAGGTGGCTTCCTTATGatactactctttttttttttctctgaacctCTGTGGGCATGCCAAGTGTCAATACCACTCTCTGAAATTCGCTTGTTAATGCAGAACTTGTCAGTTAACTTCCAAAGGTTACACAGGGGGTATGTGCCACTGGGGTGTCCTTAAACAGGTGGCAGAGAGACTTCTGGTGGTGCTTTAGgtcagcagaagcagcatcagCAAAGGCCAGAAGTTGAAGTTTATCAACTTAACATTAGAAGCAcgtgccttttattttttgcacttGGTGTTGTTGGCCCTTGAAGCAACTTGGCCTGGGCTGGAGTGAACCGCCCCGTCCCAGGCAGCACCACCCAGGATCTGTGGGCTTTGTGTGGAAGTTCCCAGTTGATAGTCTTCAACTCATCCCATGCTGGATGTACcaaaaagttttctttgtgtttgaaaccgtatttaaaacaaaatacgCAACGAGTAGAGGAAGCAACGTGACAGAGGTGCAGCCATGGCCTTGGGCTGCTGTTCTGTGTTTGTGTTGGGATAGGAAGCACATGGTGTGAAGGAAACGTGTAATTGCACACCTCCAAGGGATTTCCTGGTCTGTTTGTGTACAATTTGATATAGGGCTATCTTGGCTCTTCTGTGAGCATGGAGCCCGATTTTGCTGGTGTTTCATGTTGTTTTAGTAGTCTGGGGGAGTGGGAGGTTGTTAGTTTTGGGGTAAATTGTTTGTTTTACGTTTCGAGGAACAGATCTGCTGTTAGCATTTAGGCAGAAAAGTAGAGTTGTGCTGGGAGAGCCTGGGAGTTAGGATACAAAGCCGACAGCATTAGGAGGCaggtgccaggagctggcacaAGAAGTGCAGTGCCCTGCCTGGGTCTGCCCCTCGATGTGGGGCAGTTCCCCATGACTCAGGCTGCCAGGTTGCTCTTGTCAGCCACAGCCAGGGTTCAGGAGCAGTTGAGACCACCCCAGGGCTGGAACAGAGGAAGTGACAGAGAAATTTCTTGCCACAGCTGGGTGGTTTCAAAGAtcataaaaaaatgcatgtatatAGTTCCAGGAAAGCCGAGCCCCAAGAAGGTATGTTGTTGGAGCTCACGTGGGTTTTGtgctatgatttttttccccttactcTAAATTATGTCATCTCTCTGGTTACTTGAATAAATGCTCTGCAAAATACATGTCAGACATCCCTCTGACATCTCTTGTTTGGGGCTTTGCTTGGCAGCGTCTGGTCTCTCAGTGGGGtcctgctcagctctgggaGTAGGCAAGCCAGCCACAGGGGCAATTCTGCCAGGATCAGAGTCCAGAATCCCTCCCTATGGCTGTTGAACAGGCACGTGCGTATATATGGGCGTGTGTACGTTCCAGTTTCTGCACTAAAATCATTCTCTTGGCCAGCATCAGGAGTGTAAAGAAGCCAGCTGACGGGAGAGCGGCAGGAACTCGGGCTGCCCGAAGGGACTGCCCTGCGGGTTCTGTTGGTTCCTGCCCCGTCCCGCCATCATTAGCTGTGTCTGCAGTTAGATACCAAACGTGCTCCTGGCTGTTACCCAGCGAGTGGTGCTGGCACGAGGCCACGGTGACGTACCTTGCCTCCCTTCTTTGCTGGAGTTTGTCCCCACCACTGCAAGCGGGACGTGGGTGATGCAAATCGCGGCGCAGGGTGCGAAAGCCAGGCTGGGCCCTCTTGGCAGTGACAGCAGTCTCCATTAGACAAAGCTGTGACAATAATTTGTCCCTCCCCTGTGTGTTAGTGGTTGCTGGGCTGCCTTTTGCAGGGCAGCCTGGTCCCTGGTGGCTCTCGTTCAGAGCTGTGGTCCCCTGGGGCTCAGGGACCGGGTCAGGGAGCCAGACTGGCAGGGAAACCGTGAAGACTTTGAAGGAGAATGACTGGAAAACCAAGCTCTTGCTGGGCTTCCAGCCCCGGGGTGCTAAGAGCCGTGACTTGGATGTGTTTCTGACTGCAACTGCCTGCTGTTCTCATGACAGGTCCACCGCATTCCGCCCTGAAGTGCTGGGCTGAGACCTCGTCCTCGGGGCTGATGctgcagctgttctgcagctggCCCGGGGGGTACCCCTACCCCACGCTGCACTGGAGAGAAGAGGGGCACGATCTGGAGAACTCCAGCTGGGTCATCAGCTCCACGAGATCCTCGGACACCCACGTGGAAACCCTGAACAGCTCCCACCTCGCCCACCGCAAAGTCTTCAAGTGTGTTGGGAGCCACGTAGTCGAGCAGGAGGAGCCTGCCTGCTCTGTGGAGATAAGTGAGTTGACTGGCTCAGCACAGTGATTATTAATGAGCCTGCTAACGGTGGGGCAGACAGTTACCCCGGTCGTTCTTTGCCCTCCAGAACACGAAGGCAGTGGTCAGGCAAGGCAGGCTTGCTGGCTCTTGCAGTGAGACAGGAGGGGGGTGATAATGAGGCAGCCTGGCAGGGTTTGATGTGTGCAGAGGTGACCGCACA is part of the Anser cygnoides isolate HZ-2024a breed goose chromosome 17, Taihu_goose_T2T_genome, whole genome shotgun sequence genome and harbors:
- the VSIG10 gene encoding V-set and immunoglobulin domain-containing protein 10 codes for the protein MRLPGGTPPARLLLALCVWRLALRRGAAGTEEVVFGKVGGSILLLCRNVSKEATEVVWFQGDPHSFPPLFSSRVAFPPDVRFSLVDNSSLRITELRLQDEGNYTCKEVLNKTDHEHRVQLLVASPPHSALKCWAETSSSGLMLQLFCSWPGGYPYPTLHWREEGHDLENSSWVISSTRSSDTHVETLNSSHLAHRKVFKCVGSHVVEQEEPACSVEIKLPSLESDPPQTCFVGDNVTLTCRVTEGVPAARLSWLRGITQPEIQPGGRYLIAQEGNVSRLTIRNCSQGTDGGCYVCKAQNPVGLREMFVCLTVKQPTNIVGVVGAVAILSLIAVLTISGLTLYYNPLLCLRGAAFRSQDSGDVLVLVDSEDDDEGKGEEDTVSGSTKYELVNGSSAPAAYLSCLAGGDDGEQHGEVPLQKTRGEETRGT